TGGTCACAAGGCAGCAGCTTTACCACTGCGTCAAGGAATCAGAGGACAGTTCAAAATAAACAATAATCTTCAGTGGGACAAGATTCCAACTTGAATAACCTgaaatttatttatattttttgttttccaatatATAACCATCTTGGCTCTTAGGTGATATCAATATATGTTGAAGCATGCTTAGTGCCATGCTTGAGCACATATAAGATGCTCATGCACATTGATATGCATATCGATACCAGCAAACTATCAATGCTCATGGGCTGATCACAACTAATACTCGAGTTCCATTATGCAGTATAACCTAATGAGTTAACATTACAATTATCCAAAGGCATATGATTTAAATGTTCCCAAGAACATAAGCCCAAAAGTGGTTATGGATAAAACCATACCTTGATATTGAACAATAATGTTCTCATTTTCTGGTTATATTTATGGTAGTCTGCATGAAGAGCTTCAAAAGTTGATCTTTCTAAGGAGGCTACTATTGGAACAACCTCATTAGGTGCATAAGAATTTTCATTATCCTGGAAATAGAAGACCGTCACAAGGCAAATCATCTAAGTAAGGAAGGCAAGAGAACAGAACGAATCAAAGAACCTAGAAGGCTTCGGAAACATATATATCTTTTCATAAGGCAATATATATACAAATATGCACTACTTCCTCAACAATGAAGTGTAGACTAAAGCATGCACGTATGTTTAGCATGCCAAAATGAATCAAAGCAAGACGTGTGGAACTAACAGTTCATATTTTAACACAGATTACTTTGTTTTATGCCTAGCGCATCAGGTGTCTCAATCTAGTTAACCCAAGTTTCTAATCCATGACCATGTAATTTGTGAACGCCGCTGCTAAAAGGGACTAAAGGGCCTATATGATCCAACAATAACCATTTAAAGTAGAGGCTTGACTTACATTCAGAGTACCAACACGAAGGCTACTGAGGAGTGAGGACGTACCCGCCCCTTCGGTTTTAGTTGTATAGCTTAGCCGGACATGCTAGGTATTTATATGCAGTTACTAATATGCATAGTAAAAGAAGGAAGTCATACTGCACAGTTATTGACCAATGAAGATATAACAGAGTATAACATGACAGACTATTTACACTGCATGCTTCAGAGGCCAAGGCCTCAAACCTTGTTCAAACATGTACAATTTGTTCATCAGAGTAATTATCATGGGGGTGTAACAGGGAGAATTGAGCAAAAAAGTACCCAAAGAAAGGAATTACGCTTGGGGACAAATTCAGATGGCAAGTACAACTTACATTTCTTGAATGAGGGAGTGCCAGAATAGTGTCTACAAATTTATCAAGCCACCAATCACGATACTGGTTACCAGTAATCACTTCATGTCTGACAAGGATGGCAAAATACTTCAGATTATCATTCACGGGTGTATCTTCTTTTCTGAATTGCTCAGATATGCCTGTAGAAgcatctcttggaacatctttAGGCTTCAGAGGTCTCTTCCGCAAGCCTCGTCTTGATAATTTATCAGTGTTGTCACCAGGTATATCTTCAGGATCACGATCTGGAAGCCTCCCAATACGGTCTATTGTTTTCATAATAAGGAGATCAATCTGATGCTGCTTGTCATCCTCATAGTCCTTATCCGTTATTTTATACATCTTCTCCTCTCTGTGGTCATACACCTGTTGGACAATGAATCCAGGGTGTTCCTTTTTACTTGGCACCTGCTTGTGCTCAGGAATGAAATGGACCACACACATGTGCATAACTGACTCTGCTGGCACTTCATCAATATGAAAACTATAAAATAACTCCCTTGGGTCACCACCCTCTTTCTCGGCTTCTTCTGGTCTATAAAACCACTGAGCACTTACGGATAAGCTCCCATCAATTTCAATTATACCCTGTCGCAAGACAATAATATAATTTGCTATTGAGAAATAAATACTATAGCAAGTAGGCCAAGATAACGGAATTAAGTGAAATAAATAAGGAACATTAGAACAGGAACACATTCATGCAGCTCAAAATAGATGGGAACTTTGGCTCAGCAAGTACAAAAAATAGACAATGACTCCAGCCATAGAACGTAAGATAGGCTTCACAAGAAGCTGCTTGATAAAAATCATGGCATACACTGTTGAACTATGGAAACAACTTTACAAGTAAATAGTGCAGCCAGCCAGCGAGCCAACAACATGTCTAGAAGGCTAGAGGCCAAGAACCAAGGGCCTAGAGAAAAAATGAGCCTAGAAGGATGGAATCAAGGTTAACCTATCACTCTATCAGCAAGGAACGATTGCTCAACTATAATTAAGAAAAATAGTTCAGCAATCTATGCAAAACTGAACAATTTTATCACACACAATTTTCTGTCATTTCGTTATGCGGAAAACATCATACATAATTTGTGTGTGTAAACTAAGTTGTGACCAGAAATATTTTATAAGACACATGCCAAAGTACTAATATCCTCAAGGGTCACAAGTCGTAACATTGGGTCCGTAGTCACATACCTTGATGATGCCGACATAGGGCTTGTCGTTCTCCAGATCAGGCGAGAACATCGCCGAATCCTCCTGCACAAGCCAGTGCCACCACAATCACCCACCGGAAAGCATAAAAGTTGAGTGCCTCCAAAACCCTAAAACCCCTAAAGCTCAAAGGAGGAGAAAAGTAGCAGGGTGGCAGCTTACGAGCTTGTAGATGTTGCCCTCGTATTCGAAGGAGGAGTAGTGCTTCCCCTCGCCAGGAACCTCCACGGGGTTGCCCAAGGGCACCGCATCCGAACCATTTCCGTCGTCCCCCTCCTCATCCGCTTCCGCCTTGTGGCCCAGCTCCCCGTCGCTGTTCTCAGCAGGGCGCGCGGGCTTGCGGGCCTGcgtctcctcctcctcgtttCTCCTCATCTCTTGCTCTTCCTCCTCCGCGAGCTCCAggtccgcctcgtcg
The Aegilops tauschii subsp. strangulata cultivar AL8/78 chromosome 3, Aet v6.0, whole genome shotgun sequence genome window above contains:
- the LOC109739944 gene encoding protein REPRESSOR OF VERNALIZATION 1, coding for MQLQSFATLLLLRHNLPNRSPQEMGRRRRFALQYTSDDDDDNAAPEAPKTTVPDSSRHKKQQRRYRDDDDDEADLELAEEEEQEMRRNEEEETQARKPARPAENSDGELGHKAEADEEGDDGNGSDAVPLGNPVEVPGEGKHYSSFEYEGNIYKLEDSAMFSPDLENDKPYVGIIKGIIEIDGSLSVSAQWFYRPEEAEKEGGDPRELFYSFHIDEVPAESVMHMCVVHFIPEHKQVPSKKEHPGFIVQQVYDHREEKMYKITDKDYEDDKQHQIDLLIMKTIDRIGRLPDRDPEDIPGDNTDKLSRRGLRKRPLKPKDVPRDASTGISEQFRKEDTPVNDNLKYFAILVRHEVITGNQYRDWWLDKFVDTILALPHSRNDNENSYAPNEVVPIVASLERSTFEALHADYHKYNQKMRTLLFNIKKSSVLCKRLMDKALDPPVLLTMTPDELKAGLTPAEIASESEESRQLQMTEARCRRCTEKKVGILDIIHASRGDRYQVECISCGYTSFASRDDILRNG